One Granulicella sp. 5B5 DNA window includes the following coding sequences:
- a CDS encoding allantoinase, giving the protein MADLVLVYGMRLLPADEVAAVKAAPVALKNGNEAQVTMHILEGSREQIESQLRHSIEAFFDFYPEI; this is encoded by the coding sequence ATGGCTGATCTAGTGTTGGTATACGGAATGAGGTTGCTGCCGGCGGATGAAGTGGCAGCGGTGAAGGCGGCTCCTGTCGCCCTGAAGAACGGTAACGAGGCGCAGGTGACCATGCACATCCTCGAGGGCAGCCGTGAGCAGATTGAGTCTCAGCTGCGACACAGTATTGAGGCTTTCTTCGACTTCTACCCTGAAATTTAG